The following proteins come from a genomic window of Daphnia carinata strain CSIRO-1 chromosome 6, CSIRO_AGI_Dcar_HiC_V3, whole genome shotgun sequence:
- the LOC130690798 gene encoding uncharacterized protein LOC130690798: MGDPIEGCYRECETDFQCDTNQACVGFRCTDPCGSCGTDAVCNVRNQRAICSCPANLLGDPYSGCYPECTQHEDCRSNQACFNLKCVDPCQAACGDRAECRVENHKAICSCPNGYTGHPFTACRPFD; this comes from the exons ATGGGCGATCCCATTGAG GGCTGTTATCGTGAATGCGAAACTGATTTCCAATGCGATACCAACCAGGCTTGCGTAGGCTTCCGTTGCACAGATCCATGTGGAAGTTGCGGAACTGACGCCGTGTGCAACGTTCGG AACCAACGCGCAATCTGTAGTTGCCCGGCCAACCTCTTGGGTGATCCGTACAGCGGATGCTACCCCGAGTGCACGCAACACGAGGATTGCCGTAGCAACCAGGCTTGCTTCAATCTCAAGTGCGTCGACCCGTGCCAAGCAGCTTGCGGCGACCGAGCCGAATGCCGTGTCGAGAACCACAAGGCCATTTGCTCTTGCCCCAATGGCTACACTGGACATCCATTCACTGCTTGCCGACCATTCGACTAA
- the LOC130690800 gene encoding trypsin-1-like, whose translation MRAFPDYANKPAVVAGWGTTSSGGSASDVLMKADVTIRENSVCSSQYGSDFNSNAMLCASADGKDACQGDSGGPIFVDGVQVGITSFGRGCADPDHAGVYTRISTYINWIKTTQANTSS comes from the exons ATGAGAGCTTTCCCTGACTACGCCAACAAACCGGCCGTCGTGGCTGGATGGGGAACGACCTCTTCGG GTGGAAGCGCGTCAGACGTATTGATGAAGGCTGACGTCACGATTCGAGAGAATTCAGTTTGTAGCAGTCAATACGGATCGGATTTCAACAGCAATGCTATGTTGTGTGCCTCCGCAGATGGGAAAGACGCTTGCCAG GGTGACAGTGGCGGTCCGATTTTTGTTGACGGAGTTCAAGTCGGTATCACTTCCTTTGGCAGAGGTTGTGCTGATCCTGACCATGCCGGTGTTTATACACGAATCAGCACGTACATCAACTGGATTAAAACCACCCAGGCGAATACTAGTAGCTAA